A window from Micromonospora terminaliae encodes these proteins:
- a CDS encoding DeoR/GlpR family DNA-binding transcription regulator encodes MLAQQRQSAILELIRQSGGVRVSHLVSRFGVSDMTIRRDLEVLAERGLVDKVHGGATLAGPGSAEEPGFAAKSIRQQAEKRAIVERAAGLVEPGMAIALSAGTTTAALAARLADVRGLTVVTNSIPVADALYQNPRADQTVVLTGGIRTPSDALTGPVAEAAIAALNVDLLFLGVHGMSPRTGFTTPNLLEAAVNRRLIGAARRLVVLADHTKWETIGIATIAPLEDADLLITDGGLPPEGRRQIGEQVGELIVVDVD; translated from the coding sequence ATGCTCGCCCAGCAACGGCAGAGCGCCATCCTGGAGCTGATCCGCCAGAGCGGCGGCGTCCGGGTCAGCCACCTGGTCAGCCGCTTCGGGGTGTCGGACATGACCATCCGGCGGGACCTGGAGGTGCTCGCCGAGCGGGGCCTGGTCGACAAGGTCCACGGGGGAGCGACGCTGGCCGGTCCCGGCTCGGCCGAGGAGCCGGGCTTCGCGGCCAAGTCCATCCGGCAGCAGGCCGAGAAGCGGGCGATCGTCGAACGGGCCGCCGGCCTGGTCGAGCCCGGCATGGCCATCGCACTGTCCGCCGGCACCACCACCGCCGCCCTGGCCGCGCGGCTGGCCGACGTGCGGGGGCTGACCGTGGTCACCAACTCGATCCCGGTCGCCGACGCCCTCTACCAGAATCCGCGCGCCGACCAGACGGTCGTGCTCACCGGCGGCATCCGCACGCCCTCGGACGCGCTGACCGGGCCGGTGGCCGAGGCGGCCATCGCCGCGCTCAACGTCGACCTGCTCTTCCTGGGCGTGCACGGGATGAGCCCGCGCACCGGGTTCACCACCCCGAACCTGCTGGAGGCGGCCGTCAACCGGCGGCTGATCGGCGCGGCCCGGCGGCTCGTGGTGCTCGCCGACCACACCAAGTGGGAGACCATCGGCATCGCCACCATCGCCCCGCTGGAGGACGCCGACCTGCTCATCACCGACGGCGGGCTGCCGCCGGAGGGGCGCCGGCAGATCGGCGAGCAGGTCGGTGAGCTGATCGTGGTCGACGTCGACTGA
- a CDS encoding sporulation protein: MVFKKMLSAFGVGGPSVDTVLTNPNTRPGLTLDGHVNLVGGDAPASIEQITVGLVTRVEIESGDTEYAGVMEFHRMPVSGPLQLAPKQQLSIPFQLPVPWETPVTDVYGQRLHGMTMGLRTELAVARAVDKSDLDQVAVHPLPIHERILDAFQALGFRFKHADLERGHIRGVQQTLPFYQEIEFFAAPQYAQVTTEVELTFVTSQHGVEVILECDKRGGFLTPGHDAFGRYSVPHSDAGRTDWVQVVDGWLRETTSRYGNLRAHGFGAPHGHHGHRGSGMGGMVAGAALGVAGGLVAGELIEDAFEGDFGDFGDFGE; encoded by the coding sequence ATGGTCTTCAAGAAGATGCTGAGCGCGTTCGGCGTGGGCGGCCCGAGCGTCGACACGGTGCTGACCAACCCCAACACCCGGCCGGGCCTGACCCTGGACGGGCACGTGAACCTGGTCGGCGGCGACGCGCCGGCGAGCATCGAGCAGATCACCGTCGGCCTGGTCACCCGGGTCGAGATCGAGAGCGGCGACACCGAGTACGCGGGCGTCATGGAGTTCCACCGGATGCCGGTGAGCGGCCCGCTGCAGCTGGCCCCGAAGCAGCAGCTGTCCATCCCGTTCCAGCTCCCGGTGCCGTGGGAGACCCCGGTCACCGACGTCTACGGCCAGCGGCTGCACGGCATGACCATGGGCCTGCGTACCGAGCTGGCGGTGGCGCGGGCCGTGGACAAGTCCGACCTGGACCAGGTGGCGGTGCACCCGCTGCCGATCCACGAGCGCATCCTCGACGCGTTCCAGGCGCTCGGCTTCCGCTTCAAGCACGCCGACCTGGAGCGCGGCCACATCCGCGGGGTGCAGCAGACGCTGCCCTTCTATCAGGAGATCGAGTTCTTCGCCGCGCCGCAGTACGCCCAGGTCACCACCGAGGTCGAGCTGACGTTCGTCACGAGCCAGCACGGCGTCGAGGTGATCCTGGAGTGCGACAAGCGCGGCGGTTTCCTCACCCCCGGGCACGACGCCTTCGGCCGCTACTCCGTCCCGCACAGCGACGCCGGCCGCACCGACTGGGTGCAGGTGGTCGACGGCTGGCTGCGGGAGACCACGTCGCGCTACGGCAACCTGCGCGCGCACGGCTTCGGCGCCCCGCACGGGCACCACGGTCACCGCGGCTCGGGCATGGGCGGCATGGTGGCGGGCGCCGCGCTCGGCGTGGCGGGCGGCCTGGTCGCCGGTGAACTGATCGAGGACGCCTTCGAGGGGGACTTCGGGGACTTCGGCGACTTCGGCGAGTGA
- a CDS encoding HelD family protein has translation MLYDRLDGMRDQAARRLTEELRATGGTQQARSQRDHTVRMYAEQVEQYSAVETGLCFGRLDGDDDSCRYIGRIGIFDTSGDYDPLLIDWRAPAARAFYLATAANPQGVRRRRHLRTRERKVTGLNDEVLDIAAASPTAHEEVTGEASLLAALNAGRTGRMRDIVETIQAEQDRIIRADLPGVMVVQGGPGTGKTAVALHRAAYLLYTHRQQLSTRGVLLVGPNATFLRYISQVLPALAETGVLLRTQADLFPGVHARRTEPAETAALKGRAVLAEVLVGAVRDRQWVPDEPLEIELPQREVLTLDPETVRQARDRVRRTERPHNLARALFDIEIVHALADQVAERIGADPLGGENLLSEADRAEIRRELRDEPEIQAALDELWPVLTPQRLLADLFESPERIAAAAPMLTDAERAALHREPGGWTPADVPLLDEAAELLGEDERAAAARRERIRALEREYAEGVLEIWRGSRSIDVEDEADGGEILGVTDLIDADRLSERQGETDNLTTAQRAAADRTWAFGHVIVDEAQELSPMAWRLLMRRCPSRSMTIVGDVAQTGALAGTPSWQEALAPYVANRWRLEELTVSYRTPAEIMAVAAEVLAEIDPALRPPRSVRASGVPPWDRGVPSDRLAAELVEATGREAAGLADGRLGVIVPAGRVDELGAAVVAALPEAAVGEQPELANRVVVLTTEQAKGLEFDSVLVVDPDRIVAESPRGHSDLYVALTRATQRLGILRTT, from the coding sequence ATGCTCTACGACCGGCTGGACGGCATGCGGGACCAGGCGGCCCGGCGGCTCACCGAGGAGCTGCGCGCCACCGGCGGCACGCAGCAGGCCCGGTCGCAGCGCGACCACACCGTGCGGATGTACGCCGAACAGGTCGAGCAGTACTCGGCGGTGGAGACCGGCCTCTGCTTCGGCCGCCTCGACGGCGACGACGACTCGTGCCGCTACATCGGCCGGATCGGCATCTTCGACACCTCTGGCGACTACGACCCGCTGCTGATCGACTGGCGCGCCCCGGCCGCCCGCGCGTTCTACCTGGCCACCGCCGCCAACCCGCAGGGGGTTCGCCGCCGCCGGCACCTGCGTACGCGGGAGCGGAAGGTCACCGGGCTCAACGACGAGGTGCTGGACATCGCCGCCGCCTCCCCCACCGCCCACGAGGAGGTGACGGGCGAGGCGTCGCTGCTCGCCGCGCTGAACGCCGGGCGTACCGGGCGGATGCGCGACATCGTCGAGACCATCCAGGCCGAGCAGGACCGGATCATCCGGGCCGACCTGCCGGGCGTCATGGTCGTGCAGGGCGGGCCGGGCACCGGCAAGACGGCCGTGGCGCTGCACCGGGCCGCGTACCTGCTCTACACGCACCGGCAGCAGCTCTCCACCCGCGGCGTGCTGCTGGTCGGCCCGAACGCCACCTTCCTGCGCTACATCTCCCAGGTGCTGCCGGCGCTGGCCGAGACCGGCGTGCTGCTGCGTACCCAGGCCGACCTCTTCCCCGGCGTGCACGCGCGCCGCACCGAGCCGGCGGAGACCGCCGCGCTGAAGGGGCGCGCCGTGCTCGCCGAGGTGCTGGTGGGCGCCGTGCGCGACCGGCAGTGGGTGCCGGACGAACCGCTGGAGATCGAACTGCCCCAGCGGGAGGTCCTCACCCTCGACCCGGAGACCGTGCGCCAGGCGCGGGACCGGGTCCGCCGCACCGAGCGCCCGCACAACCTGGCCCGGGCGCTGTTCGACATCGAGATCGTGCACGCGCTCGCCGACCAGGTGGCCGAGCGGATCGGCGCCGACCCGCTCGGCGGCGAGAACCTGCTGTCCGAGGCCGACCGCGCCGAGATCCGCCGGGAGCTGCGCGACGAGCCGGAGATCCAGGCCGCGCTGGACGAGCTGTGGCCCGTGCTCACCCCGCAACGCCTGCTCGCCGACCTGTTCGAGTCGCCGGAGCGGATCGCCGCCGCCGCGCCCATGCTCACCGACGCGGAGCGGGCCGCGCTGCACCGGGAGCCGGGCGGCTGGACGCCGGCCGACGTGCCGCTGCTGGACGAGGCCGCCGAGCTGCTGGGCGAGGACGAGCGCGCCGCCGCGGCCCGCCGGGAGCGCATCCGGGCCCTGGAACGGGAGTACGCCGAGGGCGTGCTGGAGATCTGGCGCGGTTCCCGCTCGATCGACGTGGAGGACGAGGCGGACGGCGGCGAGATCCTCGGCGTCACGGACCTCATCGACGCCGACCGGCTCTCCGAGCGGCAGGGCGAGACCGACAACCTCACCACCGCGCAGCGTGCCGCCGCCGACCGGACCTGGGCCTTCGGGCACGTGATCGTCGACGAGGCGCAGGAGCTGTCGCCGATGGCCTGGCGGCTGCTCATGCGCCGGTGCCCGAGCCGGTCGATGACGATCGTGGGGGACGTGGCGCAGACCGGCGCGCTCGCCGGCACGCCGTCCTGGCAGGAGGCGCTGGCGCCGTACGTGGCGAACCGGTGGCGGCTGGAGGAGCTGACCGTCAGCTACCGCACCCCGGCCGAGATCATGGCGGTCGCCGCCGAGGTGCTCGCCGAGATCGACCCGGCGCTCCGCCCACCCCGCTCGGTACGCGCCAGCGGCGTACCGCCGTGGGACCGCGGCGTTCCGTCGGACCGGCTCGCGGCCGAGCTGGTCGAGGCGACGGGCCGGGAGGCGGCCGGGCTGGCCGACGGCCGGCTGGGCGTCATCGTGCCGGCCGGCCGGGTGGACGAGCTGGGCGCGGCGGTCGTGGCCGCGCTGCCGGAGGCGGCCGTCGGCGAGCAGCCGGAGCTGGCGAACCGGGTGGTGGTGCTCACCACCGAGCAGGCCAAGGGCCTCGAGTTCGACTCGGTGCTGGTGGTGGACCCGGACCGGATCGTCGCCGAGTCCCCGCGCGGCCACAGCGACCTCTATGTGGCCCTGACCCGCGCGACCCAACGCCTGGGCATCCTCCGCACCACCTGA